A DNA window from Paenibacillus sp. HWE-109 contains the following coding sequences:
- a CDS encoding PAS domain S-box protein: protein MANFKGNHSGSGKPRTSESKLLSSHELFHHSFDCAEMAMSIVNLDGKLHMVNSSLCQLFGYAKEALIGVNVQTLFDMDDVEVDAQYWEQIFLQERQSFQVEKRFIHQDGSVIWGSLSVSLVHDDEATPICLMIQIQDISERKRYERKLEMSKCCYESLVTYNPDMIFMLDELGNLVEANPAVEAISGYSERELKGKSIHFLIVPAYLPQLKELFEQAKLGVTGSSEAQILHKHGHTMMIEINFVPRMDQEHVSGIYLIAKDVTKRNQNEAMIDELHNKNQLILNAVSDGIFGIDEHLGTIFWNQAAERLTGYTYEDMLGKNPYHILTQSSGGEALYRTIREGVYDCDANEIFYKKNGDSFPVEYMTSPIYDDNQIIGVVLTFKNIAERQHTEEMLRRSEKLSVVGQIAAGVAHEIRNPLTSLKGFTQFLQQGAANKKEYYEIMMAELNRIELIITEMLVLAKPQLVRYQHKSLESIIQSVITLLETQAIMSNIQFDVVMEHQLPLIHCEENQLKQSFINLIKNAMEAMPDGGQIDIHLFLADEKAIRVILKDRGIGITEEVLARLGEPFYTTKEKGTGLGIMTSSKIIEDHHGQFVVKSKVGEGTVVSVTLPIT, encoded by the coding sequence ATGGCTAATTTCAAGGGGAACCATTCAGGATCGGGTAAGCCAAGAACTTCGGAATCTAAGCTACTCTCAAGCCATGAGCTATTTCATCATTCATTTGATTGTGCGGAAATGGCAATGTCCATTGTCAATTTGGATGGCAAGCTGCACATGGTAAATTCATCGTTATGCCAGTTATTCGGGTATGCGAAGGAAGCGTTGATCGGAGTAAATGTACAGACATTATTCGATATGGATGATGTGGAAGTCGATGCTCAGTACTGGGAGCAAATCTTTCTTCAAGAGCGCCAATCATTTCAAGTGGAAAAACGTTTTATTCATCAGGACGGTTCAGTCATATGGGGCAGTCTATCGGTTTCCTTGGTTCACGATGATGAAGCTACTCCGATTTGTCTAATGATCCAAATTCAAGATATTTCTGAACGGAAACGTTACGAACGCAAGCTAGAGATGAGCAAATGCTGCTATGAATCCCTCGTTACATATAATCCTGATATGATCTTTATGCTGGATGAGCTGGGAAATCTCGTTGAGGCCAATCCTGCTGTGGAAGCGATCTCTGGGTATTCAGAACGGGAACTCAAGGGAAAATCCATCCATTTTTTGATTGTTCCTGCGTATTTGCCACAGCTCAAGGAACTGTTTGAGCAAGCGAAGCTAGGTGTCACTGGCAGTTCAGAAGCGCAGATTCTTCATAAACATGGTCACACGATGATGATTGAAATTAACTTTGTACCTAGAATGGATCAGGAACATGTGAGTGGCATCTATCTCATTGCCAAGGATGTAACCAAACGCAATCAGAATGAAGCCATGATTGACGAGTTGCATAACAAAAATCAACTCATTCTAAATGCTGTCTCCGATGGGATCTTCGGGATTGACGAGCATTTAGGAACTATTTTCTGGAACCAGGCTGCCGAAAGGTTGACGGGGTACACCTATGAGGATATGTTGGGGAAGAATCCTTATCATATTTTGACGCAATCAAGTGGGGGAGAAGCCTTATATCGCACGATTCGTGAAGGCGTCTATGATTGTGATGCGAATGAGATTTTCTACAAAAAAAATGGCGATTCATTCCCAGTTGAATATATGACTTCACCTATTTATGATGACAATCAAATCATCGGTGTTGTTCTGACCTTCAAAAACATAGCGGAGCGGCAGCATACGGAAGAAATGCTTCGCAGATCCGAGAAGCTCTCAGTTGTGGGACAAATTGCCGCAGGCGTTGCGCATGAAATTCGAAATCCGTTGACCTCGCTCAAGGGTTTCACGCAATTTCTGCAGCAAGGCGCTGCAAACAAAAAAGAATATTATGAGATTATGATGGCTGAATTAAATCGTATTGAATTGATTATTACTGAAATGCTGGTCTTGGCTAAGCCGCAATTGGTGCGTTACCAGCATAAGAGCCTTGAAAGCATTATTCAAAGCGTCATAACCTTGCTCGAAACGCAGGCGATCATGAGCAATATTCAATTCGACGTTGTCATGGAACATCAGCTGCCGCTTATTCATTGTGAAGAGAATCAGTTGAAGCAATCATTTATTAATTTGATCAAAAATGCCATGGAAGCGATGCCTGATGGGGGACAAATTGATATTCACCTGTTTTTGGCGGATGAGAAAGCCATACGAGTCATACTCAAAGACAGAGGAATAGGGATAACGGAAGAAGTACTTGCCAGACTTGGAGAGCCATTCTACACTACCAAAGAAAAAGGGACCGGGCTTGGCATCATGACATCATCCAAAATTATCGAAGATCATCATGGCCAATTCGTCGTGAAGAGTAAAGTGGGAGAAGGAACAGTTGTCAGTGTGACGCTTCCTATCACCTAG
- a CDS encoding basic amino acid ABC transporter substrate-binding protein, giving the protein MMKKLMMIVLAVGLAATLAGCGSKDSGGTKYKFATDAAYAPMEYMDKDKMTGFDIDFLAEVMKEAGLSYDVTNTGWDTMLTSVKQGKEYQGGISSVSITDERKQSYDYSIPYFESKNMILVKEGSPIKNATDLKDKKVAVQISTTADTLMTKILGETNKSLKRLDNNTLALLELENNGVDAVVADIAIVREYIKNNPNKKLVSIADPTNFESEYYGILLPKGSELKAKIDPAIKKVIENGAYTKVYKKWFGQDPDTKKLLEQK; this is encoded by the coding sequence ATGATGAAAAAATTAATGATGATTGTTTTGGCTGTCGGATTAGCCGCAACATTAGCGGGTTGTGGCTCCAAGGATAGTGGCGGCACGAAGTATAAATTTGCGACAGATGCAGCTTACGCGCCGATGGAATATATGGATAAAGACAAGATGACCGGTTTCGATATCGATTTTCTAGCCGAAGTGATGAAGGAAGCTGGCCTTTCCTACGATGTGACGAACACAGGTTGGGACACGATGCTGACAAGTGTGAAACAAGGGAAAGAATATCAAGGCGGAATTTCCAGCGTTTCCATTACAGATGAGCGGAAGCAATCTTATGATTATTCCATTCCTTATTTTGAATCGAAGAATATGATTCTTGTCAAAGAAGGCAGCCCGATCAAAAACGCGACAGACTTGAAAGACAAGAAAGTGGCTGTGCAAATTTCTACAACGGCAGATACGCTGATGACGAAAATCCTGGGTGAAACGAATAAATCGTTGAAACGTCTGGACAATAACACGCTGGCACTGCTTGAGCTTGAGAACAACGGTGTAGACGCGGTAGTTGCGGACATTGCGATCGTTCGTGAATATATCAAAAATAATCCGAATAAGAAATTAGTTTCGATTGCAGATCCTACGAATTTTGAATCCGAATACTACGGTATTCTGCTGCCAAAGGGCAGTGAGCTGAAAGCTAAGATTGATCCGGCGATTAAAAAGGTGATCGAGAACGGTGCCTACACGAAAGTGTACAAAAAATGGTTCGGTCAAGACCCGGACACGAAGAAATTACTTGAACAAAAATAA
- a CDS encoding YunC family protein has translation MMRVEPILLEGHTAIAIEVKLPKTTLLVITTDKGYIMCGALDVGLLNERLRDRNIVAARATGVRTIEELLDAPLESVTYTAEDLGIVAGMTGREAILKMM, from the coding sequence ATGATGCGCGTAGAACCCATTCTCCTTGAAGGACATACAGCCATTGCCATAGAGGTAAAGCTGCCCAAAACAACACTGCTGGTTATAACGACGGATAAAGGCTATATCATGTGCGGGGCTCTTGATGTCGGGCTGCTCAATGAACGCTTGCGAGACAGAAACATTGTGGCAGCAAGAGCGACAGGTGTCCGCACGATTGAAGAGCTGCTGGATGCACCGCTGGAATCGGTAACCTATACGGCTGAGGACTTGGGTATTGTAGCCGGTATGACGGGTAGAGAAGCTATTTTGAAAATGATGTAG
- a CDS encoding sensor domain-containing protein produces the protein MKNRLYIGGYMLLVIFVSLYVKPYAAWICVLASLLLLFVLLRKRGSTHTFINGMPQDHAYLNVLDSLFEHNPNAIGIFDQEGKFIRINLAAETILGYAVSELLDQPFISFVTQEQCESTWIQLERVKTGTPVTFETAVLHKSGYRVDLNVTAVPVDLKPNAKGNILICQDITERKRGDEQVRYMAYYDDMTGLPNRRMFRDRLNERLSVTKPLGQKVAVFYLDIDGFKLVNDSFGHDYGNMLLLQLAERFTRVVTENDYLARTEGDEFAFFYTNVANPNDAIAVIAEINRVLEKPFLLEQYELHITASIGIAISSEDTENVEDADMLMKYADIALARAKEKGRNDFQIFNTDMKSVSINRLKLENELRKALAGDEFILFYQPQVDIETGRIVGVEALIRWNHPERGLVSPNQFIPFAEESGLIVPIGEWVLRAACKQNKAWQKEGYPMMPISVNLSMRQFFQHNLKGKIRHVLEQTGLEPQYLELEITESMTMDVDHAIQSLLELKELGVNVSIDDFGTGYSSLYYLKKFPIDKLKIDRSFVRDIMVDPNDAAIVATIIAMTHHLNLKVIAEGVETEEQLNFLHQNRCNEVQGYWFSPPVSAADLENMLKHGMTTA, from the coding sequence GTGAAAAACCGGCTCTATATTGGCGGATATATGTTACTTGTCATATTCGTTAGCCTTTACGTAAAGCCGTATGCTGCGTGGATTTGTGTACTTGCTTCCCTGTTGCTGCTGTTTGTACTGTTGCGAAAAAGGGGAAGTACTCATACATTCATAAATGGAATGCCACAGGATCATGCTTATCTGAATGTTCTCGATTCCTTATTTGAACACAATCCGAATGCGATCGGTATTTTTGATCAAGAGGGTAAATTCATCCGCATTAATTTGGCCGCAGAAACGATTCTCGGATATGCCGTGTCGGAACTGCTGGATCAACCTTTTATCAGCTTTGTCACACAAGAACAGTGTGAGTCCACCTGGATTCAGTTGGAGCGTGTGAAAACAGGTACGCCGGTTACATTTGAAACAGCTGTGCTGCACAAGAGCGGCTATCGTGTTGATTTGAATGTAACAGCAGTTCCTGTCGATTTGAAGCCTAACGCCAAAGGGAATATATTGATTTGCCAGGACATCACAGAACGTAAGCGCGGCGATGAGCAAGTCCGCTATATGGCCTATTATGATGATATGACGGGGCTGCCGAATCGCCGGATGTTCAGAGATCGTCTGAATGAACGGCTAAGCGTCACCAAGCCGCTAGGGCAAAAGGTCGCAGTTTTCTATTTGGACATTGACGGCTTCAAACTCGTGAATGACAGTTTCGGGCACGATTACGGCAACATGCTGCTGCTTCAATTAGCTGAACGTTTCACGCGAGTTGTCACCGAGAATGATTACTTGGCCCGGACGGAAGGCGATGAATTTGCCTTCTTCTACACGAACGTTGCGAATCCGAATGATGCCATTGCTGTAATTGCCGAAATCAACCGGGTACTGGAAAAACCGTTCCTTCTTGAGCAATATGAGCTGCATATTACAGCAAGTATCGGAATCGCCATCTCCTCCGAGGATACCGAGAATGTAGAAGATGCGGATATGCTTATGAAATATGCGGATATCGCCTTAGCCAGAGCGAAGGAGAAAGGCCGCAATGATTTCCAAATCTTCAACACCGATATGAAATCGGTCTCCATCAACCGGCTTAAGCTCGAAAATGAGCTGCGTAAAGCGCTTGCCGGGGATGAGTTTATTTTATTCTACCAACCGCAGGTCGATATTGAAACAGGCCGTATCGTTGGCGTAGAAGCCTTGATTCGTTGGAACCATCCGGAACGAGGCCTCGTTTCACCGAATCAGTTCATTCCTTTTGCTGAAGAATCCGGACTCATCGTACCGATTGGCGAATGGGTGCTGCGAGCTGCCTGCAAGCAAAACAAAGCATGGCAAAAAGAGGGCTATCCGATGATGCCGATATCCGTGAATTTGTCTATGCGGCAGTTTTTTCAACATAATCTCAAAGGGAAAATTCGTCATGTTTTAGAGCAAACGGGGCTGGAACCGCAATATCTGGAGCTTGAGATTACCGAAAGCATGACCATGGATGTTGACCACGCCATTCAATCCTTGCTGGAGCTCAAAGAGCTGGGTGTCAATGTCAGCATCGATGATTTCGGAACAGGCTATAGTTCGCTCTATTACCTCAAAAAATTCCCGATCGATAAACTCAAAATTGATCGCTCCTTCGTGCGGGACATCATGGTAGATCCCAATGATGCGGCAATCGTTGCCACGATCATCGCCATGACGCATCACTTGAACTTAAAAGTGATTGCTGAAGGCGTAGAGACCGAAGAGCAGCTGAACTTCTTGCATCAGAACCGCTGCAATGAAGTGCAAGGCTACTGGTTTAGTCCTCCTGTTAGCGCTGCTGATCTCGAAAACATGCTTAAACATGGCATGACTACCGCATAA
- a CDS encoding sensor histidine kinase, whose protein sequence is MNHLYQMLWKWLLIAIISIGFAAPHAYADQPQEALTIPEWSIMWGDPPGGLEGVSKAPADEWIHVKNGKSSPDSPEAVNTTWIRFKLPSPIPQDYGIYIEGIHTQDLWVYIGDRLVRESKYNFPYDAQRTLFPISSEDGGKTVYLKMETSMYRLGIHSEIKLDNYVALTRSFVLQDLQDIILGSAFILMAIIMLIGSLFLKKVQLTSWINISVLNLAMGIIFITYSPFIYANFTRYGAVSSALFDISLAIFLPALTYYFEKIFDDGKNRLIRGFRKFQVLYSIFLILFMFINLINSYTFNKTYFFFSVTILGLVMVFQFILIIGLSVKLVLKGNKEAVIFSVGFALLALMSTLDLIYFYASSQQYQFSLWKWGVVGFIIALIVILGRRFAINQEHMINYSKELEFYNHQLQLSEKMEIISALAASVAHEVRNPLQVTRGFLQLVAARTDDKNKEYMGIAIEELDRASVIITDFLTFAKPQLDELVDLNVFKEISEIEGIIVPLATLHGGRITVSIPNDLHIRGNASKLKQVLINIIKNSIEAFQVDGQIHIWAYEKQGEVYIHIKDNGEGIEPAQLVKLGEPYYSTKTKGTGLGLMITFRIIEAMQGQIKFQSQRYIGTEVIICFPSISAK, encoded by the coding sequence ATGAACCACTTGTATCAAATGCTTTGGAAATGGTTGCTGATTGCAATAATCAGTATCGGATTCGCGGCTCCTCATGCTTATGCGGATCAGCCTCAGGAAGCGCTAACGATTCCAGAGTGGAGTATTATGTGGGGTGACCCACCTGGAGGACTGGAAGGTGTAAGTAAGGCTCCCGCCGATGAATGGATTCACGTTAAAAACGGAAAATCATCTCCTGATAGCCCGGAAGCCGTCAATACAACTTGGATTCGATTTAAACTTCCATCCCCAATTCCTCAAGACTATGGCATATATATTGAAGGGATTCATACGCAAGACCTCTGGGTGTATATAGGAGATCGTTTAGTACGAGAAAGCAAGTATAATTTTCCATACGATGCACAAAGAACTTTATTTCCAATTAGCAGTGAAGATGGTGGAAAAACCGTTTATTTAAAGATGGAGACATCGATGTATCGCTTAGGTATCCATTCTGAGATTAAGTTGGATAACTATGTTGCTCTAACACGTTCCTTTGTCCTTCAAGACTTGCAGGATATTATTCTGGGAAGTGCCTTTATTTTAATGGCAATTATTATGCTGATTGGTTCTCTGTTTCTCAAAAAAGTTCAGCTTACAAGCTGGATTAATATCAGTGTACTTAATTTAGCGATGGGCATTATTTTTATTACCTATTCTCCGTTCATCTATGCCAACTTCACAAGGTATGGTGCTGTATCTTCTGCTCTTTTTGATATATCACTCGCAATTTTTTTACCAGCACTTACCTATTATTTTGAAAAAATATTTGATGATGGAAAAAATAGACTAATTCGCGGGTTTAGGAAGTTTCAGGTTTTATACTCAATTTTTTTAATACTGTTTATGTTTATAAATCTAATCAACAGCTACACATTTAACAAAACCTACTTTTTCTTCTCAGTTACGATTTTAGGACTTGTTATGGTCTTCCAATTTATTTTAATTATTGGCTTATCGGTTAAACTTGTCTTAAAAGGAAACAAGGAAGCTGTTATTTTTTCAGTTGGGTTTGCCTTGTTGGCTTTGATGAGCACGCTAGATTTAATTTATTTCTATGCGAGTTCGCAACAGTATCAATTTTCTTTGTGGAAGTGGGGAGTTGTAGGGTTTATTATTGCCCTTATCGTCATATTAGGCAGGCGTTTTGCTATTAATCAAGAACATATGATCAATTATTCCAAAGAACTTGAGTTTTACAATCATCAGCTTCAGCTCTCTGAAAAAATGGAAATCATCAGTGCCTTAGCCGCTTCAGTTGCCCATGAGGTCAGGAATCCGCTTCAGGTAACCAGAGGATTCTTACAGCTCGTTGCAGCCAGAACGGATGATAAAAACAAAGAATACATGGGAATCGCCATAGAAGAATTAGATAGAGCTTCCGTTATCATTACGGATTTCCTGACATTTGCCAAGCCACAACTGGATGAACTTGTCGATTTAAATGTTTTCAAAGAGATTAGCGAGATTGAAGGTATAATTGTGCCACTAGCCACTTTACACGGTGGAAGAATAACCGTAAGTATTCCTAATGATCTGCATATCCGTGGAAACGCTTCGAAATTAAAACAAGTATTGATAAATATTATTAAAAATAGTATTGAAGCCTTTCAGGTTGATGGTCAAATACATATTTGGGCGTATGAGAAGCAGGGAGAGGTTTATATTCATATTAAGGATAACGGAGAGGGGATTGAGCCTGCGCAATTGGTTAAATTAGGTGAGCCATATTATTCAACGAAAACAAAGGGGACAGGACTTGGATTAATGATTACATTTCGAATCATTGAGGCCATGCAGGGACAAATTAAATTTCAAAGTCAAAGGTATATAGGGACAGAGGTCATCATCTGTTTTCCCTCCATCTCCGCAAAATAA
- a CDS encoding AEC family transporter, whose amino-acid sequence MNYFFYILVNNIVPISIMIAIGAAMYRAFQIDIKTLSKLNFYVFSPALVFVKLYESEMNLHVLMQILLFFVLFFSLLFALIEVYIRLKKMHRGMRIAMRNSVIFYNSANYALPLNQTVFGGNAYTLSIQIVIMIMQTLIPNTYGIYTLNAHKSTWKATLRTILSLPVIYAIPVALLLRYFHLPVPQSIDIPLNYISNAFMATALLTLGVQLGGMKWEFHFSHVLVSNILRLAAGPLLGFLVVWILGIEGLTAKALILSCAVPTSLSSVLLAIEYENEPEFSSQAVFTSTLFSMFTIPVVIYLLGFM is encoded by the coding sequence ATGAATTATTTCTTCTATATCTTGGTGAATAATATCGTTCCCATCAGCATTATGATTGCCATTGGCGCGGCGATGTACCGTGCCTTTCAAATTGACATTAAGACGCTCTCCAAGCTTAACTTTTATGTATTCTCGCCTGCATTAGTGTTTGTGAAGCTATATGAGTCCGAAATGAACCTGCATGTGCTGATGCAGATTCTGTTGTTTTTTGTGCTTTTCTTCAGTCTTCTTTTCGCGTTGATTGAGGTCTACATTCGGCTGAAAAAGATGCACCGCGGCATGCGCATTGCCATGCGCAATAGTGTGATTTTCTACAACAGCGCCAACTACGCCTTACCGCTCAATCAAACCGTTTTCGGCGGGAATGCGTATACGTTATCGATTCAGATCGTCATTATGATTATGCAGACGCTGATCCCCAACACCTATGGCATCTACACCTTAAACGCACATAAATCAACCTGGAAAGCGACACTGCGTACGATTCTGTCCCTACCCGTGATTTATGCTATACCCGTTGCGCTTCTGCTGCGCTATTTTCATTTGCCTGTCCCGCAATCCATTGATATTCCTTTGAATTACATTTCCAATGCCTTCATGGCGACGGCGCTTCTAACTTTAGGGGTTCAACTCGGCGGCATGAAATGGGAATTCCACTTCTCGCATGTGCTTGTTTCCAACATTCTGAGGCTTGCCGCCGGACCGCTGCTTGGTTTTCTTGTGGTTTGGATACTAGGGATCGAAGGTCTTACGGCCAAGGCATTGATTCTCTCCTGTGCGGTGCCTACCTCGCTGAGCAGTGTGCTTCTCGCCATTGAATATGAGAATGAACCTGAATTTTCTTCACAGGCTGTGTTTACCTCCACGTTGTTTAGTATGTTTACCATCCCTGTCGTCATCTATTTGTTAGGTTTTATGTGA
- a CDS encoding NHLP leader peptide family RiPP precursor: MSSNEVLKAQIIQKAWEDEAFKNQLITNPKAALKQAFNITLPDDIKIKAVEETSTEFVLVIPTNPAKVLVASNGIESNW; the protein is encoded by the coding sequence ATGTCATCCAATGAAGTTCTGAAGGCGCAAATTATTCAAAAAGCTTGGGAAGATGAAGCATTTAAGAACCAGCTTATCACGAACCCCAAAGCCGCTCTGAAACAAGCCTTTAACATTACACTCCCCGATGATATCAAAATTAAAGCGGTCGAAGAAACTTCAACGGAATTTGTTCTCGTCATTCCTACGAATCCTGCTAAGGTATTAGTAGCTTCCAATGGTATTGAAAGTAACTGGTAA
- a CDS encoding DUF423 domain-containing protein, with product MKLFLLLGSLNAFLSVALGAFGAHSLKQKLTPDKLDVFQTGVHYHMIHAIALILIALLSDKLVNSSSLVHASGWAIFIGIILFSGSLYALSITGLKIFGPITPLGGLSFLVGWVLLAVAAFKQ from the coding sequence ATGAAACTTTTTTTATTGCTGGGCAGCCTGAATGCCTTTCTTTCAGTTGCTCTAGGTGCATTCGGCGCGCATTCGTTGAAACAAAAGCTGACGCCAGACAAGCTGGACGTATTCCAAACCGGTGTTCATTATCACATGATTCATGCGATCGCGCTAATCCTGATTGCTTTACTGTCGGATAAGCTAGTGAACAGCAGCTCTTTGGTCCATGCATCGGGTTGGGCTATTTTTATCGGTATTATCCTGTTCTCGGGCAGCCTGTATGCCTTGAGCATAACAGGTCTCAAAATTTTCGGTCCTATTACCCCGCTTGGCGGCCTAAGCTTTCTGGTAGGCTGGGTCTTACTGGCTGTTGCTGCGTTCAAACAATAA
- a CDS encoding DUF1904 family protein gives MPRLIIRGLTVEQVCQISVSLVDQLALICACSREDFTLECVQHPAIFDGQIVPTYPFIEVAWFERGEQVREQVAVALTSHVHGLGIPEVEVAFITYSQDAYFNNGISFK, from the coding sequence ATGCCGAGACTTATAATCAGAGGCTTGACCGTTGAACAAGTATGCCAGATAAGTGTAAGCCTAGTCGATCAATTAGCCTTGATTTGCGCATGCAGCCGAGAGGATTTTACATTGGAGTGCGTCCAGCACCCAGCCATCTTTGACGGTCAAATCGTGCCAACATATCCCTTCATCGAGGTGGCTTGGTTTGAAAGAGGCGAGCAAGTTCGCGAGCAGGTTGCTGTTGCGTTAACGAGCCATGTGCATGGATTGGGTATTCCAGAAGTTGAGGTAGCTTTCATAACCTATAGCCAAGATGCTTATTTCAACAATGGCATTTCATTTAAGTGA
- a CDS encoding amidohydrolase family protein codes for MRELLDLVFRQIRLLDDSEHQVPMDIGIKDGAIAMIGKFDERGEREIDSTGHLVLPPFVESHIHLDTVLTAGEPAWNESGTLFEGIRLWQKRKETLTYEDVMSRAEQVLQLQLAAGILHVRTQADISDPDLTALHALLALRERVKSYMNLQVIAFPQDGLRACPDNVQRLEQALKLGADGIGAIPHLEPTREEGLASLEICFAMAQKYGCFVHVFCDEIDDAHSTFLESTAHLAIRTGLRERVTVAHASASAYYGEAYFHKVLGLLARSGVNVVCCPLINSAMQGRFDGYPKGRGITRIKELWSAGVNVSIAHDDIRTPFYPMGTGSVLQAAHMAAHLAHMMGRDEVAELVRMITTRGAKTLQLEDYGLQVGNRANFIVLPGRDAMDLVSNQPSCRYVVSQGRIVAETWPARSQLYTPI; via the coding sequence GTGAGGGAACTGCTGGATCTTGTTTTTCGTCAAATACGGCTGTTGGATGACTCCGAACATCAAGTGCCGATGGATATTGGAATAAAAGATGGCGCAATTGCCATGATAGGCAAGTTCGACGAGCGAGGAGAGCGGGAAATCGATAGCACCGGGCATCTGGTGCTTCCTCCGTTTGTAGAGTCCCATATTCATCTGGACACGGTCTTAACAGCAGGTGAACCGGCATGGAATGAGAGCGGCACGCTGTTTGAGGGTATTCGGCTTTGGCAGAAGCGCAAAGAGACCTTGACGTATGAGGATGTGATGAGCCGAGCCGAGCAAGTGCTGCAGTTGCAGCTGGCGGCAGGAATCCTTCACGTACGGACGCAAGCGGACATCTCGGATCCGGATCTGACCGCCCTTCATGCTCTTCTTGCCTTGCGCGAGCGCGTCAAGTCCTACATGAATTTGCAGGTTATCGCGTTCCCGCAAGACGGACTTAGGGCCTGCCCGGACAATGTGCAGCGCCTTGAACAAGCGCTCAAGCTTGGCGCCGATGGCATTGGAGCCATTCCGCATCTGGAGCCTACGCGCGAGGAAGGTTTAGCTTCGCTTGAGATTTGCTTTGCCATGGCGCAGAAGTATGGATGTTTCGTTCACGTGTTTTGTGACGAGATCGATGACGCGCACTCTACCTTCCTGGAGAGTACGGCCCATCTAGCGATTCGCACCGGACTTCGTGAACGTGTAACGGTGGCGCATGCGAGTGCTTCAGCTTATTATGGTGAAGCGTATTTTCACAAAGTGCTTGGCTTGCTGGCTCGTTCAGGTGTGAATGTGGTCTGCTGTCCACTTATTAATAGTGCCATGCAGGGCCGGTTTGACGGGTACCCCAAAGGCCGAGGCATTACTCGGATCAAGGAGTTATGGTCAGCAGGCGTTAATGTCAGCATTGCGCATGATGATATCCGGACGCCCTTTTATCCGATGGGGACAGGAAGTGTGCTGCAAGCTGCGCATATGGCGGCTCATCTAGCTCATATGATGGGACGCGATGAGGTCGCTGAGCTGGTCCGCATGATTACTACTCGCGGAGCGAAGACGCTGCAGCTTGAGGATTATGGCCTGCAAGTGGGGAATCGGGCCAATTTCATAGTGCTGCCAGGCAGAGATGCCATGGATTTAGTTAGCAACCAGCCGAGCTGCCGCTATGTGGTTAGCCAAGGCCGCATCGTGGCGGAAACATGGCCTGCGAGGAGTCAACTTTATACACCAATATAA
- a CDS encoding MarR family winged helix-turn-helix transcriptional regulator: MSSSEFLKLENQLCFSLYASSRAITRMYRPFLEDLGITYPQYLVLLVLWDQKESTVKELSEKLDLDSGTLTPMLKRMEAQQLVQRQRSVQDERVVNIQITEAGLALYEKALCIPQTLLSSSGLSPEEIFNFNEQLKNIINSVNAFK, translated from the coding sequence ATGAGCAGCAGTGAGTTTTTAAAATTGGAAAATCAGCTGTGCTTTAGTTTATATGCCAGCTCTAGAGCGATCACTCGAATGTACCGTCCGTTTCTTGAGGATCTTGGGATTACGTATCCGCAGTACTTGGTACTGCTTGTTCTTTGGGATCAAAAGGAAAGTACAGTGAAAGAGCTGAGCGAGAAGCTGGATCTGGATTCTGGCACGCTAACGCCGATGCTTAAACGGATGGAAGCGCAGCAGTTGGTGCAAAGACAAAGATCGGTCCAGGACGAACGGGTCGTGAATATTCAAATTACGGAAGCGGGTCTTGCGCTGTATGAGAAGGCGCTATGCATCCCGCAAACACTGCTTTCTTCCAGCGGACTGTCACCGGAAGAAATCTTCAATTTCAATGAACAGTTGAAGAACATCATAAACAGCGTAAACGCATTTAAATAA